One genomic region from Knoellia sp. p5-6-4 encodes:
- a CDS encoding polysaccharide deacetylase family protein, with the protein MRTWWSAPAATALLVLAACGGQAPSPAPAAPTTASPSTTSAGAPRPTASSPTRPTGSTSAPSTTRTTGAPRPPRPPQAPTPSTTPPAPRTSASTALPSALRGRVVAALPTSRRVVALTFDGGAGSQGAASILATLRAQGVPASFFVTGAFASANPAVVGQMAVLGPVGNHTWSHPDLTEATDAAVRQELATTRAAILRAGAPDPRPYFRFPFGAWDAHALALVNADGYAAVGWTTDSLGWKGTSGGMTVDGVVARVLGGMSPGQVVLLHVGANPDDGTTLDASALPRIIAGYRQAGYGFTTLAALR; encoded by the coding sequence GTGAGGACGTGGTGGTCGGCACCGGCAGCGACCGCGCTGCTGGTGCTCGCGGCATGCGGGGGGCAGGCTCCGAGCCCGGCACCGGCGGCACCGACCACCGCGTCCCCGTCGACCACGTCGGCAGGGGCCCCCAGGCCCACGGCATCGAGCCCCACGCGGCCCACAGGGTCCACCAGCGCCCCGTCGACCACCCGGACCACGGGTGCGCCCCGTCCCCCGCGGCCCCCACAGGCCCCGACCCCCAGCACCACGCCCCCGGCACCGCGGACCAGCGCGTCCACCGCGCTGCCCAGCGCCCTGCGCGGCCGGGTGGTCGCCGCGCTGCCCACCTCCCGGCGGGTCGTCGCGCTCACCTTCGACGGCGGCGCCGGCAGCCAGGGCGCCGCGTCGATCCTGGCGACCCTGCGCGCGCAGGGGGTGCCCGCGTCGTTCTTCGTCACCGGCGCCTTCGCGAGCGCCAACCCGGCGGTGGTGGGCCAGATGGCGGTCCTGGGGCCGGTCGGCAACCACACCTGGAGCCACCCGGACCTCACCGAGGCCACGGACGCCGCGGTCCGTCAGGAGCTTGCCACCACCCGGGCCGCCATCCTCCGCGCCGGCGCGCCGGACCCCCGCCCGTACTTCCGTTTCCCGTTCGGCGCGTGGGACGCCCATGCCCTGGCCCTCGTCAACGCCGACGGCTACGCCGCCGTCGGCTGGACCACCGACTCGCTCGGCTGGAAGGGGACCTCCGGCGGCATGACCGTCGACGGGGTCGTCGCCCGGGTGCTGGGCGGGATGTCGCCGGGGCAGGTGGTGCTCCTGCACGTCGGCGCCAACCCGGACGACGGGACGACGCTCGACGCGAGCGCCCTGCCCCGCATCATCGCCGGCTACCGCCAGGCGGGCTACGGCTTCACGACCCTGGCGGCGCTGCGGTGA
- a CDS encoding bifunctional GNAT family N-acetyltransferase/acetate--CoA ligase family protein: MTDAATLPPGYPVQWEADVVLRDGSVAHVRPITPADADRIRRFHARQSDESIYMRFFAPLRQLSDRDVKRFTNVDYTDRVALVATVRDEIVGIGRYDRVGKGSAEVAFNISDQFQGRGVGSVMLEHLATIAQEAGITEFVAEVLPQNRKMLSVFSDAGYEVERHFEDGIVSIRFEIKPTERSEAVRLSREHRAEAVSMRSVLYPDTIAVIGASRRTDSIGHQILANIIAARFNGAVYAVNNEAMEVLGLAAYARVSEVPDHVDLAVVAVPASQVIEVVEDCAEAGVKTLLVVSAGFAEAGPEGEELQNQLLHTARGAGMRVIGPNSFGVINSDQQVRLNASLAPQLPPPGHLGLFSQSGALGIAVLASAARRNLGVSVFASAGNRVDVSGNDLMQYWIDDPQTHAVGLYLESMGNPRKFSRIARRLAATKPVIVVKSGVSSYGVPPGHRARQTRVRPEAFDAMLRQAGVIRVENVHQMFDVAQLVVHQPLPQGNRVAVVGNSDALGALTAEACVSWGLEVAHGPVSLPSEAKGEQFSEALAKAFADPRVDSVLTCFIPPLVTSDEDVATAVREAALTSEKPCLATFLGMRGVTDRLSGSASDPEERREVVPAYAMPEDAVRALAAATRYAEWLGRDRGVPVLPTGIDRAAAERVVTSALETHPEGRKLTLEEVTELLAAYGIELWGSVPVRTVDEAVAAAEALGYPVVVKSVAPLLRHQPGMGGIRVDLATEAEVRAAFAGLNDRLAPLAANTFVVQKMATPGVPCVVRSDEDPLFGPVVSFSVAGPPTELLGDIGHRIPPLTDVDVSDLISSVKAAPMLHGHRGAAPVHRAALADLIARVSVLADNLPEVASLVLNPVNAHPGGVDVLGAEVTVAAPPRRKDPGRRSLT; the protein is encoded by the coding sequence ATGACGGACGCCGCCACGCTGCCGCCTGGCTACCCCGTGCAGTGGGAGGCGGACGTCGTCCTCCGCGACGGCTCCGTGGCCCACGTCCGCCCCATCACCCCGGCTGACGCCGACCGGATCCGGCGCTTCCACGCGCGCCAGTCCGACGAGTCGATCTACATGCGCTTCTTCGCGCCGCTGCGGCAGCTGAGCGACCGCGACGTCAAGCGCTTCACCAACGTCGACTACACCGACCGGGTGGCGCTGGTCGCGACGGTCCGCGACGAGATCGTGGGCATCGGCCGCTACGACCGGGTCGGGAAGGGCAGCGCCGAGGTGGCGTTCAACATCTCCGACCAGTTCCAGGGCCGCGGGGTCGGCTCGGTGATGCTCGAGCACCTCGCGACCATCGCGCAGGAGGCCGGCATCACGGAGTTCGTGGCCGAGGTCCTGCCGCAGAACCGCAAGATGCTGTCGGTGTTCAGCGACGCCGGCTACGAGGTCGAGCGCCATTTCGAGGACGGCATCGTCTCGATCCGCTTCGAGATCAAGCCGACCGAGCGCTCCGAGGCCGTGCGGCTCTCGCGCGAGCACCGCGCCGAGGCCGTCAGCATGCGCTCGGTGCTCTACCCCGACACCATCGCGGTTATCGGGGCCAGCCGGCGCACCGACTCCATCGGCCACCAGATCCTGGCCAACATCATCGCGGCACGCTTCAACGGGGCCGTCTACGCCGTCAACAACGAGGCCATGGAGGTGCTCGGCCTCGCCGCCTACGCCCGGGTCAGCGAAGTGCCCGACCACGTCGACCTCGCGGTCGTGGCGGTGCCGGCGAGCCAGGTGATCGAGGTCGTGGAGGACTGCGCCGAGGCGGGGGTGAAGACGCTGCTCGTCGTCTCGGCGGGTTTCGCCGAGGCGGGACCGGAGGGCGAGGAGCTGCAGAACCAGCTGCTGCACACGGCCCGGGGCGCCGGCATGCGGGTCATCGGGCCCAACTCCTTCGGGGTGATCAACAGCGACCAGCAGGTGCGCCTCAACGCCTCCCTGGCCCCACAGCTGCCGCCGCCGGGCCACCTCGGCCTCTTCTCGCAGAGCGGCGCCCTCGGCATCGCCGTGCTCGCCTCCGCGGCCCGCCGCAACCTCGGCGTCTCGGTGTTCGCCTCGGCCGGCAACCGGGTCGACGTCTCCGGCAACGACCTCATGCAGTACTGGATCGACGACCCGCAGACCCACGCGGTCGGCCTCTACCTCGAGTCGATGGGCAACCCCCGCAAGTTCTCGCGCATCGCGCGACGGCTGGCGGCGACCAAGCCCGTGATCGTCGTGAAGTCCGGGGTCTCGAGCTACGGCGTGCCGCCCGGCCACCGCGCGCGGCAGACCCGGGTGCGCCCCGAGGCCTTCGACGCCATGCTCCGCCAGGCCGGCGTGATTCGCGTCGAGAACGTGCACCAGATGTTCGACGTCGCCCAGCTCGTCGTGCACCAGCCGCTCCCGCAGGGGAACCGGGTCGCGGTCGTCGGCAACTCCGACGCCCTCGGTGCGCTCACCGCCGAGGCGTGCGTCAGCTGGGGGCTGGAGGTCGCGCACGGGCCGGTCTCCCTCCCGTCGGAGGCCAAGGGGGAGCAGTTCTCCGAGGCGTTGGCGAAGGCCTTCGCCGACCCCCGCGTCGACTCGGTGCTCACCTGCTTCATCCCACCGCTGGTCACCTCCGACGAGGACGTCGCCACCGCGGTGCGCGAGGCCGCCCTGACGTCCGAGAAGCCATGTCTCGCAACCTTCCTCGGCATGCGCGGGGTCACCGACCGGCTTTCGGGCAGCGCGTCCGACCCCGAGGAGCGCCGCGAGGTCGTGCCCGCCTACGCGATGCCCGAGGACGCCGTCCGTGCGCTGGCCGCCGCCACTCGGTATGCCGAGTGGCTGGGACGAGACCGCGGCGTGCCGGTGCTGCCCACCGGCATCGACCGCGCTGCGGCCGAGCGCGTCGTCACGTCGGCGCTCGAGACCCACCCCGAGGGGCGCAAGCTCACCCTCGAGGAGGTGACCGAGCTGCTGGCCGCCTACGGGATCGAGCTGTGGGGGAGCGTGCCGGTGCGCACCGTCGACGAGGCGGTGGCGGCCGCCGAGGCGCTCGGCTACCCCGTGGTGGTCAAGTCCGTCGCGCCGCTGCTGCGGCACCAGCCGGGCATGGGTGGCATCCGTGTCGACCTCGCCACCGAGGCCGAGGTGCGGGCGGCGTTCGCCGGCCTCAACGACCGCCTGGCCCCGTTGGCCGCCAACACCTTCGTGGTGCAGAAGATGGCCACCCCCGGGGTTCCCTGTGTGGTGCGCAGCGACGAGGACCCGCTGTTCGGGCCCGTGGTGAGCTTCAGCGTGGCCGGGCCGCCGACCGAGCTGCTCGGCGACATCGGCCACCGCATCCCGCCCCTGACCGACGTCGATGTGTCGGACCTGATCTCCTCCGTCAAGGCGGCCCCCATGCTCCACGGTCACCGGGGGGCGGCACCGGTGCACCGCGCGGCCCTGGCCGACCTCATCGCGCGGGTCTCCGTGCTCGCCGACAACCTCCCGGAGGTGGCGTCCCTCGTGCTCAACCCGGTCAACGCCCACCCAGGGGGCGTGGACGTGCTGGGCGCCGAGGTGACGGTCGCCGCACCCCCGCGGCGCAAGGACCCGGGGCGGCGCTCCCTCACCTAG
- a CDS encoding nitroreductase family protein has protein sequence MEFSEVVRRRRMVRRFDPDRPIDHNTVRKVLAAALRAPSAGHTQGWDFVVLDTPEARQHFWAATADREPDAWLLGVSAAPTLIVCCSNPEAYLDRYAEPDKGWTDRDLARWPIPYWDVDTGMAALLMLLSAVDHGLGALFFGVPAGTHDEVRRALGIPRSHRIVGVVALGHEARRVTSPSLKRGRRTLEDAVHWGTYGESAPGLHHA, from the coding sequence GTGGAGTTCAGCGAAGTGGTGCGGCGCCGACGGATGGTCCGGCGCTTCGACCCTGACCGGCCCATCGACCACAACACCGTGCGGAAGGTCCTGGCTGCCGCGCTGCGCGCGCCCAGCGCCGGCCACACCCAGGGGTGGGACTTCGTCGTCCTGGACACGCCCGAGGCGCGACAGCACTTCTGGGCCGCCACGGCCGACCGTGAACCGGACGCCTGGCTGCTCGGCGTCAGCGCGGCCCCCACCCTCATCGTCTGCTGCTCCAACCCCGAGGCCTACCTCGACCGCTACGCCGAGCCCGACAAGGGCTGGACCGACCGCGACCTCGCCCGGTGGCCGATCCCCTACTGGGACGTCGACACCGGCATGGCGGCCCTGCTCATGCTGCTCTCCGCCGTGGACCACGGGCTGGGCGCCCTGTTCTTCGGCGTGCCCGCCGGCACCCACGACGAGGTCCGGCGTGCCCTCGGCATACCCCGCTCCCACCGCATCGTGGGGGTGGTCGCCCTCGGCCACGAGGCCCGGCGGGTCACCAGCCCGAGCCTGAAGCGGGGCCGGCGGACGCTCGAGGACGCCGTGCACTGGGGCACCTACGGCGAGTCGGCTCCGGGGCTGCACCACGCGTAG
- a CDS encoding sugar ABC transporter permease, which produces MTTPEKFTQMFVALGLFIVVFGGILFIASRFAGRRGERVQAVSFVGPALLFLAVGLLYPAILTIIASFQNSAGTESVGLRNYMDIFTKPELLIVLRNTAVWVVLVPFLATAIGLAYAILIDRARVEAFAKALIFLPMAISMVAASIIWKFMYEYRPTPRPQIGVFNAILKELGLDTYQFLLGDPWNTLFLIAIMVWIQAGFAMTVLSAAIKSIPDDIIEAAKLDGVEGFKMFRWVTLPSIRPAVIVVLTTIGIGTLKVFDIVRTMTGGQFNTSVIANEFYNQSFRYDQSGLGAAFAVILFVLVIPIVAYNVVQLRKDM; this is translated from the coding sequence GTGACGACGCCCGAGAAGTTCACCCAGATGTTCGTCGCCCTCGGCCTGTTCATCGTGGTCTTCGGCGGGATCCTGTTCATCGCCTCGCGCTTCGCCGGTCGTCGCGGCGAGCGCGTCCAGGCGGTGTCCTTCGTCGGTCCCGCCCTGCTGTTCCTGGCCGTGGGCCTGCTGTACCCGGCCATCCTCACCATCATCGCGTCGTTCCAGAACTCAGCGGGCACGGAGTCGGTGGGCCTGCGGAACTACATGGACATCTTCACCAAGCCCGAGCTGCTCATCGTCCTGCGCAACACCGCGGTGTGGGTGGTCCTCGTGCCGTTCCTGGCGACGGCGATCGGCCTCGCGTACGCGATCCTCATCGACCGGGCGCGGGTCGAGGCGTTCGCCAAGGCCCTGATCTTCCTGCCGATGGCGATCTCGATGGTGGCGGCGTCGATCATCTGGAAGTTCATGTACGAGTACCGGCCCACCCCCCGGCCGCAGATCGGCGTCTTCAACGCCATCCTCAAGGAGCTCGGGCTCGACACCTACCAGTTCCTGCTGGGCGACCCCTGGAACACCCTGTTCCTCATCGCGATCATGGTCTGGATCCAGGCCGGCTTCGCGATGACCGTGCTCTCGGCCGCGATCAAGTCGATCCCCGACGACATCATCGAGGCGGCCAAGCTCGACGGCGTCGAGGGCTTCAAGATGTTCCGCTGGGTCACCCTGCCGAGCATCCGGCCCGCGGTCATCGTCGTCCTCACCACGATCGGCATCGGCACGCTCAAGGTCTTCGACATCGTGCGCACCATGACCGGCGGCCAGTTCAACACCTCGGTCATCGCCAACGAGTTCTACAACCAGAGCTTCCGGTACGACCAGTCCGGCCTCGGCGCCGCCTTCGCGGTGATCCTGTTCGTCCTCGTCATCCCGATCGTCGCCTACAACGTCGTGCAGCTGCGGAAGGACATGTAA
- a CDS encoding sucrase ferredoxin — protein MTGPRPEVSAGHGSSAPDACSVGFDRTSLSAHGTAARAGFWLALEQEGPWGRVAATESHLPAETGRRLDEECARRGGRLALLRRPGRHPDPRHGGGRTAYLAFSGPAPWLLVAHGVSLDDLLAVDLDALARGDRAGVTASVPGAEPADPVLLVCTNGRRDVCCAVRGRPVAIEAAALAPQRVWESSHTGGHRFAPTGVLLPHGVALARLDGARCAQVLDAADRGHLPPWVLGPRHDRGRSALPAEAQAAESFVRELLGETSLTALATEVEETSEEGARVVVRHVDGRVWTVLAQRSAAGVDLAESCGKRAIPAQEWLLRLL, from the coding sequence GTGACCGGACCCCGCCCCGAGGTGTCCGCCGGCCACGGGTCGAGCGCCCCTGACGCCTGCTCGGTCGGCTTCGACCGGACCTCGCTGAGCGCCCACGGCACCGCGGCCAGGGCGGGGTTCTGGCTGGCGCTGGAGCAGGAGGGGCCGTGGGGCCGGGTGGCCGCCACCGAGTCGCACCTGCCCGCGGAGACCGGCCGCCGGCTCGACGAGGAGTGCGCCCGGCGGGGCGGCCGGCTGGCCCTCCTGCGGCGACCCGGTCGCCACCCGGACCCCCGCCACGGGGGCGGTCGCACGGCATACCTGGCGTTCTCCGGGCCCGCACCGTGGCTGCTGGTGGCCCACGGCGTGAGCCTGGACGACCTGCTGGCCGTCGACCTCGACGCGCTGGCGCGGGGCGACCGGGCTGGTGTCACGGCGAGCGTTCCCGGCGCCGAGCCCGCCGACCCGGTGCTGCTGGTGTGCACGAACGGACGCCGGGATGTCTGCTGCGCCGTCCGCGGCCGGCCGGTCGCGATCGAGGCCGCCGCGCTGGCGCCCCAGCGGGTCTGGGAGAGCTCGCACACCGGCGGCCACCGGTTCGCCCCCACCGGGGTGCTGCTGCCGCACGGCGTGGCCCTGGCCCGGCTCGACGGAGCGCGGTGCGCGCAGGTGCTGGACGCCGCCGACCGCGGGCACCTGCCGCCGTGGGTCCTCGGGCCGCGGCACGACCGTGGCCGCAGCGCCCTTCCCGCCGAGGCCCAGGCCGCCGAGTCGTTCGTGCGGGAGCTGCTCGGCGAGACCTCGCTGACGGCCCTGGCCACCGAGGTCGAGGAGACGTCCGAGGAGGGCGCGCGCGTCGTGGTGCGGCACGTCGACGGGCGGGTGTGGACGGTGCTGGCCCAGCGCTCAGCGGCAGGAGTCGACCTCGCCGAATCATGCGGTAAGCGGGCAATCCCGGCGCAGGAGTGGCTGCTCCGCCTGCTGTGA
- a CDS encoding ABC transporter substrate-binding protein, which yields MAHQMNKGRLAALAGIAAVSLTAAACGGGDDGGGGSTAGGGTTQDCAAYKQYGDLKGKTVTVYTSIVAPEDEPHQNSYKPFEQCTGATIKYEGSKEFEAQLPVRVRGGNAPDIAYVPQPGLLRTLVATGKVKEAPAEVATNVDKFFGEDWKAYGTVDGKFYAAPLGANVKSFVWYSPSMFSDAGYTVPKTWDEMMQLTSKIAADNPDAKPWCAGIGSGDATGWPATDWLEDVLLRTAGPETYDQWVNHEIPFNDPKVAEALDKAGAILKDPKYVNGGLGDVKTIASTTFQDAGQPILDGSCYMHRQASFYAANWPEGTKVAEDGDVWAFYLPAVDEAKGKPVLGGGEFVAAFADRPEVKAFQAYLSSVEWANERYKTCGTGGCVTANKEADANLLKNPVDKLSAEILQDPKAEFRFDGSDLMPGAVGAGTFWKGMTDWIVGKDTKSTLDFIEGSWPKS from the coding sequence ATGGCCCACCAGATGAACAAGGGTCGCCTCGCGGCCCTGGCCGGCATCGCAGCGGTGTCACTGACGGCCGCTGCCTGTGGCGGCGGGGACGACGGCGGCGGGGGCAGCACTGCTGGCGGCGGCACGACGCAGGACTGCGCGGCGTACAAGCAGTACGGCGACCTGAAGGGCAAGACGGTGACGGTGTACACCTCGATCGTGGCCCCCGAGGACGAGCCCCACCAGAACTCGTACAAGCCGTTCGAGCAGTGCACCGGGGCCACCATCAAGTACGAGGGCTCCAAGGAGTTCGAGGCACAGCTGCCGGTGCGCGTCCGCGGTGGCAACGCGCCGGACATCGCCTACGTGCCGCAGCCCGGTCTGCTGCGGACCCTCGTGGCCACGGGCAAGGTCAAGGAGGCCCCGGCCGAGGTCGCCACCAACGTCGACAAGTTCTTCGGCGAGGACTGGAAGGCCTACGGCACCGTCGACGGCAAGTTCTACGCCGCCCCGCTCGGCGCGAACGTCAAGTCGTTCGTGTGGTACTCCCCCAGCATGTTCTCGGACGCCGGCTACACGGTGCCGAAGACCTGGGACGAGATGATGCAGCTGACCTCCAAGATCGCCGCGGACAACCCCGACGCCAAGCCGTGGTGCGCCGGCATCGGCTCGGGCGACGCCACCGGCTGGCCGGCCACCGACTGGCTCGAGGACGTGCTGCTGCGCACGGCCGGCCCGGAGACCTACGACCAGTGGGTCAACCACGAGATCCCCTTCAACGACCCCAAGGTCGCCGAGGCACTCGACAAGGCCGGCGCCATCCTGAAGGACCCGAAGTACGTCAACGGCGGTCTCGGTGACGTCAAGACGATCGCCTCGACCACCTTCCAGGACGCCGGGCAGCCGATCCTCGACGGCTCCTGCTACATGCACCGCCAGGCCTCGTTCTACGCGGCCAACTGGCCCGAGGGCACCAAGGTCGCCGAGGACGGCGACGTCTGGGCCTTCTACCTCCCGGCGGTTGACGAGGCCAAGGGCAAGCCGGTCCTCGGTGGTGGCGAGTTCGTAGCGGCCTTCGCCGACCGGCCCGAGGTCAAGGCCTTCCAGGCCTACCTCTCGTCCGTCGAGTGGGCCAACGAGCGCTACAAGACCTGTGGCACCGGTGGCTGCGTCACGGCCAACAAGGAGGCCGACGCCAACCTGCTGAAGAACCCGGTGGACAAGCTGTCGGCCGAGATCCTGCAGGACCCGAAGGCCGAGTTCCGCTTCGACGGCTCCGACCTCATGCCGGGCGCCGTGGGTGCCGGCACCTTCTGGAAGGGCATGACCGACTGGATCGTCGGCAAGGACACCAAGTCCACGCTCGACTTCATCGAAGGCTCCTGGCCGAAGTCGTAA
- a CDS encoding DNA topoisomerase IV subunit A: MARRTTAPQDAGDSADYAEKIVDIDVEEEMQGAFLEYAYSVIYSRALPDARDGLKPVQRRILYSMAEMGLRPERGHVKSSRVVGDVMGKYHPHGDSAIYDALVRMAQPFTMRLPLVDGHGNFGSLDDGPAASRYTEARLAPAALLMTTGLDEDTVDFIPNYDDQLLQPEVLPAAFPNLLVNGASGIAVGMATNMAPHNLVEVIGAARHLIAHPSCSLDDLMKFVPGPDLPAGGKIVGLDGIRDAYLTGRGSFRTRATTRIEKITPRKMGIVVTELPYLVGPEKVIEKIKDNVQSKKLQGISDVKDLTDRKHGLRLVIEVKNGFNPEAVLEQLYKLTPMEDNFAINNVTLVDGQPRTLGLKELLRVYVDFRTDVVRRRSEFRLGKRKDRLHLVEGLLIAILDIDEVIQVIRTSDDAGTAKARLMDVFDLSDPQATYILDLQLRRLTKFSRIELENEKSELERQIEELEALLGDEKLLLKLVSTELADVAKAHGTPRRTVLLESAGSPVSAATPLEVADDPCWVLLSSTGLMARTTSADPIPAEGGRSKHDVIVGAVRTTARGEVGLVTSRGRMVRLSALELPTLPPTNGSPSLSGGAPLAAYVDLPAGEEPLTIVSLDPEAGGVALGTASGVVKRVTADYPGRTDFDIIGLRDGDSVVGAVQLRTGEEDLVFITTDAQLLRFPAGAVRPQGRGGGGIAGIKVAAGQQVAFFGAVDPGSDAVVVTSSGSSGALPGTEAGSLKVTPYAEYPAKGRATGGVRCHRFLKGEDTLVLAWAGATPARAAGANGVALELPAPTGRRDGSGTPASAAIARIAGPVPGAGQPAAAPAAADPATEG; encoded by the coding sequence ATGGCCCGCCGCACAACCGCCCCCCAGGACGCCGGAGACAGCGCGGACTACGCCGAGAAGATCGTCGACATCGACGTCGAGGAGGAGATGCAGGGGGCGTTCCTGGAGTACGCCTACTCGGTCATCTACTCCCGCGCGCTGCCGGACGCCCGCGACGGCCTCAAGCCGGTGCAGCGGCGCATCCTCTACTCGATGGCCGAGATGGGCCTGCGGCCCGAGCGCGGCCACGTGAAGTCCTCCCGCGTCGTCGGCGACGTGATGGGCAAGTACCACCCGCACGGCGACTCGGCGATCTACGACGCCCTCGTGCGCATGGCGCAGCCGTTCACCATGCGGCTCCCGCTCGTCGACGGCCACGGCAACTTCGGCTCCCTCGACGACGGCCCCGCGGCCAGCCGCTACACCGAGGCCCGCCTGGCGCCGGCGGCCCTGCTCATGACGACCGGCCTCGACGAGGACACCGTCGACTTCATCCCCAACTACGACGACCAGCTGCTCCAGCCCGAGGTGCTGCCGGCCGCGTTCCCGAACCTGCTCGTCAACGGCGCCAGCGGCATCGCCGTGGGCATGGCCACCAACATGGCCCCGCACAACCTCGTCGAGGTCATCGGCGCCGCCCGCCACCTCATCGCCCACCCGAGCTGCTCGCTCGACGACCTCATGAAGTTCGTCCCGGGCCCGGACCTGCCCGCGGGCGGCAAGATCGTGGGCCTCGACGGCATCCGCGACGCCTACCTCACCGGCCGCGGCTCGTTCCGCACCCGGGCGACCACCCGGATCGAGAAGATCACGCCGCGCAAGATGGGCATCGTCGTCACCGAGCTGCCCTACCTCGTCGGCCCTGAGAAGGTCATCGAGAAGATCAAGGACAACGTCCAGTCCAAGAAGCTGCAGGGCATCTCGGACGTCAAGGACCTCACCGACCGCAAGCACGGCCTGCGCCTGGTCATCGAGGTCAAGAACGGCTTCAACCCCGAGGCGGTCCTCGAGCAGCTCTACAAGCTGACGCCGATGGAGGACAACTTCGCCATCAACAACGTCACCCTCGTCGACGGCCAGCCCCGCACCCTGGGCCTCAAGGAGCTGCTGCGCGTCTACGTCGACTTCCGCACCGACGTGGTGCGCCGGCGCAGCGAGTTCCGCCTCGGCAAGCGCAAGGACCGCCTGCACCTCGTCGAGGGCCTGCTCATCGCGATCCTCGACATCGACGAGGTCATCCAGGTCATCCGCACCTCCGACGACGCCGGCACCGCCAAGGCCCGCCTCATGGACGTCTTCGACCTCTCCGACCCGCAGGCCACCTACATCCTCGACCTGCAGCTGCGCCGCCTGACCAAGTTCTCGCGCATCGAGCTCGAGAACGAGAAGAGCGAGCTCGAGCGTCAGATCGAGGAGCTCGAGGCGCTCCTGGGCGACGAGAAGCTGCTCCTGAAGCTGGTCTCCACCGAGCTGGCCGACGTGGCCAAGGCCCACGGCACGCCGCGCCGCACCGTGCTGCTCGAGTCGGCCGGCAGCCCGGTCAGCGCCGCCACCCCGCTCGAGGTGGCCGACGACCCCTGCTGGGTGCTGCTGTCGTCCACCGGCCTGATGGCGCGCACGACCAGCGCCGACCCCATCCCCGCCGAGGGCGGGCGGAGCAAGCACGACGTCATCGTCGGCGCGGTTCGCACCACCGCTCGCGGCGAGGTCGGCCTGGTCACCTCCCGCGGCCGGATGGTGCGCCTGTCGGCGCTCGAGCTGCCGACGCTGCCGCCCACCAACGGCTCCCCCAGCCTCTCCGGCGGGGCGCCGCTGGCCGCCTACGTCGACCTGCCCGCCGGGGAGGAGCCGCTCACCATCGTCTCCCTCGACCCCGAGGCCGGCGGCGTCGCGCTGGGCACCGCGTCGGGGGTCGTCAAGCGGGTCACCGCCGACTACCCGGGCAGGACCGACTTCGACATCATCGGGCTCAGGGACGGCGACAGCGTCGTCGGCGCCGTCCAGCTGCGCACCGGCGAGGAGGACCTGGTCTTCATCACCACCGACGCCCAGCTGCTGCGCTTCCCCGCAGGCGCGGTCCGACCGCAGGGCCGTGGCGGTGGCGGCATCGCCGGCATCAAGGTCGCCGCCGGCCAGCAGGTCGCCTTCTTCGGCGCGGTCGACCCCGGCTCCGACGCCGTGGTCGTCACCTCCTCCGGCTCCTCGGGTGCCCTCCCGGGCACCGAGGCCGGCTCGCTCAAGGTGACCCCGTATGCCGAGTACCCGGCCAAGGGGCGCGCCACCGGTGGCGTGCGCTGCCACCGCTTCCTCAAGGGCGAGGACACCCTGGTGCTCGCCTGGGCCGGCGCCACGCCGGCGCGGGCCGCAGGCGCCAACGGCGTGGCCCTCGAGCTCCCCGCACCCACGGGCCGGCGCGACGGCTCCGGCACTCCGGCGTCGGCGGCCATCGCCCGGATCGCGGGTCCGGTCCCGGGTGCGGGCCAGCCCGCTGCGGCACCCGCGGCTGCGGACCCCGCGACCGAGGGGTGA